In the genome of Desulfatirhabdium butyrativorans DSM 18734, one region contains:
- a CDS encoding IS91 family transposase, with product CPDCHHEYLLAFSCRGRWFCPSCHSKKVVQFAHHLKEAVIFPVPHRQYVFSIPKILRKFFLYDRKLLGKLCRCASKSITKFLKTVLGKRHGIPGIVMVIQTFGDYARWHPHLHALVADGLFLDSGYFYVMPKVDIRRCAELFRAYVLKMLKKEELIDDAFIKMIMKWRHNSGFSVHHQVRIKPEDEKGIENLSQYIIRNTFSNSKIQYVEETETVLYRSKMSHGKNKKNFQVFDPLEFIAAITQHIPEKSFQLVRYYGWYSNRMRGDRKKQEQAAQGHKPTADDDVIDIRSCKSRRIPPLMWRECIKKIWEVDPLLCKHCGSEMKIISFIYERTVIKKILVHLHLYSEPKQQRAPPAPEPENRVREYASYDDGWPGYEEPSVDVNSL from the coding sequence CATCTTTCCTGTTCCACACCGGCAATACGTTTTCAGCATACCAAAGATCCTTCGCAAGTTCTTCCTCTATGACAGGAAGTTGCTCGGAAAACTGTGCCGGTGTGCCTCGAAGAGTATCACGAAATTTCTTAAAACGGTATTAGGAAAACGGCACGGGATTCCCGGTATTGTTATGGTAATCCAGACATTTGGCGACTATGCACGTTGGCATCCTCATCTCCATGCCCTGGTAGCGGATGGCTTGTTTCTGGACAGCGGCTATTTTTATGTTATGCCAAAGGTGGATATCCGGCGCTGTGCCGAACTTTTCCGAGCATATGTGTTGAAGATGTTGAAAAAGGAAGAGCTGATCGATGACGCATTCATCAAGATGATCATGAAATGGCGTCACAACTCCGGCTTTAGCGTTCATCATCAGGTACGGATCAAGCCGGAGGATGAGAAGGGGATAGAAAACCTGTCACAATATATTATTCGTAACACATTTTCGAACTCCAAGATCCAATATGTCGAGGAAACGGAGACAGTGCTGTACCGTTCGAAGATGAGTCATGGGAAGAACAAGAAAAACTTTCAAGTTTTCGATCCGCTGGAGTTCATCGCTGCTATTACCCAGCATATACCTGAGAAGTCATTTCAACTGGTGAGGTATTATGGCTGGTATTCCAACCGGATGCGCGGAGATCGCAAGAAACAAGAACAGGCTGCCCAGGGCCACAAACCGACTGCAGATGATGACGTAATTGACATCCGTTCATGCAAATCGAGACGGATACCACCATTGATGTGGCGGGAATGCATCAAGAAGATCTGGGAAGTCGACCCGTTGCTCTGTAAACATTGTGGCAGCGAGATGAAAATTATTAGCTTCATCTACGAGCGGACGGTCATTAAGAAAATTCTGGTTCATCTGCATCTGTATTCAGAGCCAAAACAGCAACGGGCGCCTCCGGCGCCCGAGCCGGAAAATAGAGTAAGGGAGTATGCGTCGTATGATGATGGCTGGCCTGGCTACGAGGAGCCCTCTGTGGATGTCAATTCGTTGTGA